The Denticeps clupeoides unplaced genomic scaffold, fDenClu1.1, whole genome shotgun sequence region ggccactggtgttgagcacagctgccgtcaatcctgacacccgAACAGATTTCAGAACTTCTTTATATGGCCAAGTAATGTGGGCAAAGTCTCACGCTAATTTATTTAAACTACTACAAAAAATCTTTTAACAAaagctaataaataaaatatgaaattttacgaatctttaaaaaacaaagagcCGATAAAGAAAGTTATCTATTATTCCTATGAAGACTATTTATTCCGTTATAAACTTCTTCCTGCAATGATTTATGGACACGATGAATTCTGTAAATATGTTTGGAAgatatatatgaaaatactgTAACAACCTCCCAGTGACATACTAGCAATCATGAAAAAGGTAGAATAGTTTACTTTATTAACAGACAATGATTGTCTTGACAGAGCCATAACCTACTCAAagtcactgagcaaaatactAAGATATACTTTCAAGATGCAGGATTTGATGGAAATTTTAAATTATGGCTGTGACCCATTATGgtattttaaatttgtcctgGGATATATGTGGCACTGTGGTTATTGGTTTCACTATTGCAGTGATCATACGTGCGAAATGCTCTTTCCCCAGTTGGACGTCTtgctaatgttcactcaccagtctgaCTTATTATCATGTAaaaagaagctggaggagcatCAGGACACTTGGATACAGATACTGGGAAAGGACAgattcctgtacctcactgggaaaagtcctggaCCACCGAAGTTCCGcaccatgcagcaactccttCAATGTCCTCAATACAGGGAGTTTATCAATATCCTGAAAATGGAACCAATCGTTTtcagagaagatgaagaagaactCGTCGTCTTCCAGGACAGTCTTTAGTTCGATTCCAGTTCATTAAATGAAACTGAAGAGGACAGAAGGCACAGAAGAGAATACTGGGAACATGTCACGTGTGATTTTTACTGGGATCAGAGATATCTCCTCTGATCCCAGCATAATTCCCATGTGACATGTGTGAATTACGCACAGATAATCTCGCAGAGTTGAATGTAGCGGTGgaattaaagttaaagttaaagaaGACCTTGCCGATTTAGTgaaaaaagaagtgattgtcatcactccgattacgggtccacttccttactcgctaggccacaactgcccgaTTTGAATTGGTAGCGCAGCCatcaccttttttatttaataagacTGTGGAGTCTgccagtgtttaaaaaaaaagctgttctaataaaaacatttattttatattattgggtctgtcagaaagacagaccatttattattgtgctgagaatggcaaaaaagaacatgtcttacgttaaagaccgccacgcaaagaccgtcaaacgtaaagaaacaacggatttgtaaaataaaacttctttgaagtgatactgcagtaccacagtaaagaagccccattttacaaattccatgcccgcagctgtgaccaatgcccggacagacccatcaaaatttcccctggaattttggcttctagttatatTTTTAAACTGTCTCTTTTTCTGAGGGCCCAACACGGGACTGGAGCTGCCCTCCAGTAGCAGAAAACGTTTGTATATTGGAGCAAATCCGCCGAAGGTGATTTGGAACGGCCGCTTTAAATGTATTCCAGCGTTTTGGttgatcacattttattctgGACGCAAAAGCTCTTCACAGAGAAGTTTGATGATCACCATCATGCGTTCATATTAGAACGAAGATATGAAtgatttctaataaaaaaatctgatcttATAATTCATAAGTAGTTCATACACTGTGTCAGATAAAAGATTGTACATTACACCTGCATCCACGATGGTTTaatcatatcaaaaatcttagaaaaagttgtagcccagcagctgagcgcatacctagactgtaacaatatccatgaagtatatcaatcaggatttagatctcatcatagcactgagacagcgctggttaaagtggttaatgacctgctgttggcctctgatcagggacgcatctcgctgcttgtcctgcttgatctgagtgcagcgtttgacactattgatcacgctattctccttgccaggttagagaatgttattgggattaagggaacagcccttgaatggttcagatcatatttgaccaaccgatatcagtttgtggacatcaatggtgtttcgtcttcacatagtaaagtagagtttggtgttccacaaggttctgtcctaggaccgttacttttttctctatacatgctACCTTTAGGCGACATCATCCGCAaacaggcataaactggctgactacacaataaccctggataacctttgtatctcaccgagtattgaagtgaaggatctgtgtcatcattgatgcaggtctctcattcaattcgcacgtagataatgtcactaggatagcattctttcaccttagaaatattgcgaaaataagaaatatcatttcaatgcatgatgcagaaaagttggtccatgcatttattacatcaaggttagattactgcaatgcattattgtctggatgctctagtaggtgcatgagtaactccagctagtacagaatgctgcagccagagttctaaccagaaccaggaaatttgaccacatcaccccagtcttacaatcactgcactggttacccatcaaatttaggattgactacaaaatcctacttttaacctataaagctctaaatggtctcgccccacagtacctgagtgaacttttggttccttacgaaccgccacgcccccttcgatcaatgggtgcggggtcactactggtaccaaaggtgcagaaggtcacagctgggagcagatccttctcctatagagctccgcagttgtggaacggcttgcctgtcagtgtccgggattcagacacagtctcagtgtttaaatccaatctcaaaacctatctgttttctctggctttttgttaaaatcctagaccctcatttcacttcactttgacgcagtgtcaattataaagtccagtttatcacagagtccccctgttagacacagacaaagttaaattcaccagttaggctgtcctagttagggtaccagacccctgtagcaccaatataccattataaccacagatttcagtatcagtcgtacagtgcaaccgtctgctgctgcttctgtctgttttctccgagacacggaatcaagcacccagactactggcagaccccagtgaagagaccagcagataaatcctggttcctgacaactgcttaacaaggacataccatgaaacaaaccagagggtcaccacagccaccaccaccattacaactacagctatagggatcttcaaatggaccagtaacatcattatggacacgtaatctataccatgacactgaatacatcctggacttctccaaccctacaactgtaggacttatcattatatcatatccaaccctgcactgacaccatttgcaggctcactctaccctggaagggggtccctctctctatcactccttcccaacgtttcttcctctcttttttttctctctcctacagtttttttgtgtggagttttatcttgtgtgcagaagggtcaagtgtggggggtgtcaactgtagggcctgtcaaagcccattgagacatactgtatgtgattttgggctctataagaaataaacgttgttgtttaattcaaatgtatgaatgcaaaaataaatgttatttctcAAAAAGTATTTTTGCTGGAATTAATTCTGAACATTTTGAATCGACACAGGAGACCAAATAGTAAAAATGTAAGTCAACCGGCGTTGTGTCTAATCTTCTAATGTTACTCTGAATTAGTGATTTTTAGCCTTTTAAAAAGCTATATAAACCCAAATAAAGTGAACCATTCATGCTTTCCCAGACTGTGATGGGAAGCTGCTGGAGACAGAGAGCTGTCCACCAGGGTGCAGTAAAGTACTGTGCGTTGGCCCATTTAACTGGTTTACACATGACGCAGCGCCCACTTAAAGCAGCACTCAGGACAGAGTCCTTCAGGCTGCCACGCCGCTCGCTCATGGTCCGGCAATATGAGGCGCTGATAAGGTACAAACTACAGGTCCCACGATGCAGTGCGCACCTTATTCACAAACTCAGCATCCTAACTGCTGACGGCGGAGAACTTGAACAGTGAAGATCTGCTCGGATCCGAGACCTTCTCTTCAATGGAGAGTATGGACGTGTTCATAGGTATAGCTCCACACTTTCCAACGTTaaattaacactttttttaaaaatggttaaatCTTCAACACTATTTCAGAGTTCAACTTCAGTGTTCTTTATCTCATTAGAGGATTAGAAACCACACTGGTTGAGTTGGGcagccatttatttaaattcaaatataCCTGCATTCATATTGATTTAACTTTTGAATGCCGACGAGGAGTTGATGGAGACCTTGGAGGAGAACCAAGTACAGCTTCAGAACCTCTCGTGACCTTTAAACACAATGCTCACAGTCTAGAGCAGACTTCACACTTGCAGCTGCGGTTCTCCACAGCTCAATCAGTCATCTCCATTTGGTTGGAGGTAAAGAGGACCTTGTCCCACCAGATGAGCAAATTCATTGACATTTGTTCCCAGTTAGCTGAGGTTAGAACACGATGTTTGATATAAACTGACTGTGCAAACCTCATTTCTTCACTCTTCTGTGTTTCTACGTACGTTTTTCTTCCCATATTAACTGTGTCATTTTTACACAGGACCCCAGATGCATCGACACAGATTTTAAAGAGCTGGCTGACAACCTTCAAAAAGCACCCGATATTATTGAGGTCACAAACAAACCTGGACTATTACCCACACCAGAGGACCTGAGGGAGCGGTGTGGActagtttattacattttttaagcaGTGCTAGGTGTATAATTATCATGGACATATTCATTCTTGTTATCATTGATTGGGTTTTTTGTTGAGCCCTGTATCTGTGTATCTGGGATTGGGATCTTTGCATccgtgtttgtatgtatgttgaTGAAGGgttgcatgtgtgttgtgtgtattccAGGTGGCTCTCACGTCTTCACAGATACGGTGGGCATTGGAGGTAGAGTTGGAGTTTGCCCGACTGGAGGAAGGCGATTAGAATGCCATGAAGCAATACAACGAGAAGCAGGTCCATCAGCTAAACACACTCATCTCCATGCTGAGTGGCCAGCTCTCAccaggagacagacagaagatcAGGACTGTCTGCACCTTTGGTGTCCACACCAGAGATGTGGAGGCCAAGATCATTTCAGAGATGGTCATTCTGTTTTCCTTGAGCATGAATGAAAATATGGAAGTCACCGCACTATTCAGGATGAATGATGACTGCAGTTTATGCATCTGCCCCCATTTAGGAGTTCGTTCCAGTGGTTGGTCATTGGTTATATTTGTGCAGTGTCTTGTGCATTTTGCCAGTTTTATTGCCTGATTATAAGTGTAATATAAGAAGTTCACTATACAATAAATAGTCGGAGAATTCaaaatatctgtatatacatacaataaaattggtgtgtgtgtgtgaactttaTATGTGACATGTCAGGAATTCACTCGGTTACATAATTTACACGTGATTACAGGAAACAGTCACTCATAATTTACAACTAAACTACCGCATATCCTGTCAGTCGTCTCGAATAGTATCTGTagaaaagtgttaaaaaaacaaagacgcttcgaataaagacattaaaaagGCCGCGAAAACGTGTAAATAAAGAGACGTGGCGTGTGACGTCATGATTTGAAATCAGCGCGCCGGGGTTGTACCGCGTTGGGTGACTCTAGGTGGCGCTGTTTCGCGGCGTTTGCAGGGAACCAGACCAAAAACCACAAAGCGCAGAGCGGAACGGACGAGGACACAGAGAGGTGAGGATTGGTCTTGCTCTTGAGGTCGAAGTTAGGAGAGCCGGTTTAAATGTCACTCACATGGGTGTGGCACCTGGCTGGTCCACAGGTATAGACGAGTGTAAATGTACActttacaaacaatttaaaaaatgtgtaatgtgtgcaCACTACTCACAGTaagttattgttatttacatgagtgcttctcctatttgctctgaatttgaaGGAAATAAGTAAAacgttccctttgatattactaaaaatgtatgagaagaaacactatttacattagtttaatatttattaccccaaaaatggacaataacagggatagccccaaataccAAAAACGGACATTGTCAGTAGCggctgtttccaccatttgccgcaatgacagcttgacagcgacgtctcgtgctcctcaccagcctcatgatgttgttctgaggttccactcttccacaagttctACACGCAGGTCTGCccggtcacgtgggggtggggtacgatcatacAGAACTTGAACTACCTGTCAGTAAAATAGGGTAAAATAGAGAACCAAGCGAATATGCAGAACCTGAACTACCTTGTAATGTGGGAGTGGGGGAATTTCCCGGCTCCACCACAACCCAAGTGAACCCTGAAAAACCCTCGCGCTGAAAAATCATGTAGGCTAATATGCTTTAGCgacaacaaaaaatgtaaatgtcattggGCTTCGGTGTCCAGTATTTCTCAGAACGCGGCACATTagcgcctcactatgaaacaagcaAGGCCTTGTTCCTGTCATCTattaaccaaataaaaaaagagccaatcagaaaataacagtaatatgggtaaaatgcaacaaccaatgaaaaggcaccCAGGAATCATTTGCATCTTCCAAAAATTGTTAACCCTATCCATAAGAGCTCAGCGCGTCACTTCAAGatttaatgttacaacaaattcacaacttgtCTGACACAATGACAACGTGGCCGCTGAATATTACCCGGATAATTAGCATCAAGGCCGAGTGTCTGTACCCTAAACATTTACAGCCTGTTAACTGAACAAGCAGTCTATAGGTCACATTTTCTTAACACAGGATGACTGGgatattctcacattataataGTCTCTCCCCAAATAGGCTAAATAACATTTGATTTTCTGTCATGTATCAAATCTTCGCTGAGAAATGAATAAcactaaaatgataaaaacacgGACATGCCGTGGTGTTCAAAGGAGGCTCAAACGCTCAACCTGttttaataaaggaaaagaGACACCAGCGCAATGGCCTAAAACACTCAATAATGCAGGACAAGGGAGCGAGGGGACAAACATAAAGGACTCTACTAATCTATGCCAAGACCCACGGGCGGCGACCCTCGGTTCAGCTGGTTGCGACGCAATTCCCATATAGCTGAAGGTTCTGCCACTTCCGGGTTCGGCAGGGGGGGGCAGGTTCCATAGGCGACGTGGTGAGTGCGGCACCACCCACAAGAGCGGCGTGAGCGATTGGGGAGGTTGGTGGGTGCAGAAGCACTCTTCCTCATCACTGTCCCATGTCCCAAGGACCTCTGCTGCCCAGCACTCGAGGGGGACGGACGGTCAAATCCATAACACCCCCCCTGCCACGGATCAATCTACGCGTCCTCATCTACATCATTGGACACCAGGCAGCTGGTATCTCCAGGGAGGAAGACGCACCGTTCCAGGTCTTGCTGTGCTCAACATCTGAAAAGAAGAGGATTTTAATAAAGGAAAAGCAGCCCAACATCGACAGAGTGAGGGAGAAAAGCAACATATAAAGGGTTCGAATCACCCACGCCAAATGAGCGTCAGATGGGAGTGATTAGAACCCTCGTGtgtatggggtggtctgaacatagtttgtacgTTATTCTGCCTAACTACTGCTGGATTGGATTTTACATCAAGTAAAGTAACTAAGCAACGTTTACtccaaattcattttaaattcagTACAAAATAAAGGATACTATTCCATAATACATtctttcagtactttttccccctcgcaagtagcagaataacgtgAGGAATTCCCggatgccttttcattggttgttgcGTTCTGCCCAGAAACAACACTGCtgttctctgattggctgttgtgtaggcctggtctttttttgattggctggtaattaACCAGCTGAAGGACCAGCACTTTTTTATAgcgtctgaaagttgagtctcggcaactggactttctctctttttttaaggtagagacgtttcattctgcatccacggaactttgtcaatctgaggaaGAACTTGGCTcaaaatgtacttgagtaaaagtaaaatgacctatttcaaaaacagatgaaaaaattacaaattacaaaattaCCTACTTTCCTCCTCTGGTCATCCTGGACATCCCTCAGCTCTCTATAATCCACACAGAAGCGCCACTTACCCCCTTCTTCAACACCATAACCACCGGTGATGCCCAGGGGCTCTCTGAGGGCTCTCCATAGTGGCCAGTGCCATCTTCTACACAGTGGTGTGCTGGGGGACAGCATGAAAGTAGCTGATCAAGAAGGCTGGCAGCGTGGTGGGAGTAAAACTGGACACGCTGGAGACTGTGGCGGAGCAGAGGATGCTGATGGAGGGGAGTGCAGAGGAGTTTTTCAGCAATAGACTAACAAGTTTTGAAATGCTCCACTGAGCGCCACAGGAACTCCTTCCTTCACACAGATATCAGACTTTTTAGGTGGAAtatgctcatctagactcttctccgtcttggcccctcggtggtggaatgaacttccagctcagtcactgagcaccttcacacggcagctcaacaccttcctctttagagaagatttagatgaacttgtaaccttcttcttgtctgacttctgtatagaaactagaacagagtgaataaaaagattgtattcatagttgggggtccttcCCATCAGGAAGTCTGTGTCCATGGTGTGAGGGATCTATAATGGTTTTCCCTGCCTTTTTCCGTTTGCACAGTAACTGCTGCAGTAAAAACCAGTAACTggatacttgcaatatttgcaatactgagatctgtacagtcgctaaagcatttcactgcatatcgtactgtgtatgactgtgtatatGACCAATAAAATTGAAGCCTGCATTTCCAGAGATGTTTGTCCGTGGTTataacaggatgcacctgagctcaacCTAGGTTTAGGTTAGCTTTAGGTTGTAACATtcactgtgggttttttttgtttttaggtCAAATTTAGACATAAAAGTAATGAAGTCTAATTTCAATACTGAGACactcacacgtttttttttactgcctggATCATGACCAGGAACCAAGGAATTTGGCTGGAATGTGAACAGTAAACACTCAGGAACGGAAGCCCATCAGATCATTTCAATTTGTAAATGAGAAGAAAATGGTTGTTTTCCATTCACTGGTGGAGCCACACATATTATGCGGAGCCTGGTGATGAATTTTGGAAGTGGACAGGGGCGTGGCATGCCCCTGTGCAGGGTAACCACTGTATGAATTCACTCATGCATGGTCACCCAATGTGACACTCGGGATGGCTGGGAACGGGAGGCAGCAGCGCTTCACGGAAGCCCATCTCCAAGCCCAAAGCGCCTCCATAAACTAGCTGGCCCCTGCTCCAGCGTGCCGAGAAGACTACACTCTGGGGAAAAAGTTTGGCCAGCTGATTTCAAAGGACTTTGGTAAGCTGTCAAAGCTGCTGGGATTTTGGGAAatgggaggagaggggagggctCTTGCAACATAGGGAGGTCTGTATGATTTCCAGCGCACTCAAAACATGGCATCAGTGGAAGCCGGCATCTGCGTCCAGAGCACTGCCAGGTAGCTATGAAGGTCAGGGTCAAGTGACCAAGAAGGCATCCAGAGTCAAAACTATCTTGGTCATTACTACAATCCAAACTTTTCTCACTCACTCTGGTAACTTTTAATTCAAAGCTATTAACTCTGTGATGACTGACCGTGAGAAGGTACCACAATGCCAATGACAATAACAGTGATGCCTCAACAGTTTGCTCCTGTAGGCACAAAGAATATCTGGCACCTTCTCTATTGTCATGCCGTCAGTCACTGTAGAGTAAATATGACTTCTAATCACATTCTAAACACATTTCAACAGGCATATTCTCCATTTCAGCTAAAGCAAAGTATCTAGCATGTAAAATTAAGCAATAAAAAGTCTCCCATATGAAGCCGCTCCAGGGCCGCATGATTACGGGGTGTAAATCGTCTCGGACATGGTACTGTAATTGTTTTAGACTGTTTAAATGGCCCATTGGGGACGTCCGCCGGCACATCAGGGCAAATTATTTCTCCTCATCAGCACTTCTGCATTCTGATGAGCCCAGCACTCACTAACTGTGCTCAAgtgcacatttatttcacttatttattccaacaacattcacatttttaattattcaaagCGGCATTTCAACAATGATCTCacttaatgtattttttcagtagCTGGTGTATAAATATCAGTTTCAACCAGTATTTATCATGGTCTCATTTCATGTTTCAGTTGATTTCTTTGTCTTTAAAAAGTGCTTTTGAACACTGTGCTCCCAGACATTTAAAGAATATTTTAGAGAGCAtttgtttcagttatttcagtATAATTCCTATAAAATCTTGACAAAGAAAATTGTGTGCTGTTAAtttcatgttgaaaaattagtgAAGTTTTTACTTCATGGACATTCGCAAGCAGCCGGTTCATTTACAGCTGGACTGACTTGTAGCATTTTGTTATTTATCATTTGATATCAAAATTGATTAATTCATCAGCAGCCCTGTCTTTCAATGTCATTGAACGATTTTATAAGAATCAGACTTTTAAATGCGTTATTTACTTGGGAAGTTGAGATGTAGAGAAGTACCTGGGCGCGATCGTGTCCTCTACGTGCTGTCATGCCTGTGTAATATatgattgtgtttgtgtcagttCTCTCCATCTTGACTCACACCAGCCTGTCCTCTCTCTTCAGGCTAGAACTTCTAAAGTATGGGGGACTGGAGTTTTCTAGGCCGGCTGTTGGAAAACGCACAGGAGCACTCAACGGTGATCGGGAAGGTTTGGCTCACtgtcctcttcatcttcaggaTTCTGGTCCTGGGTGCCGCAGCGGAGGAGGTTTGGGGCGATGAGCAGTCGGACttcacctgcaacacacagcagcCTGGTTGTGAGAACGTGTGCTACGACGAGGCCTTCCCCATCTCCCATATCCGCTTCTGGGTGCTGCAGATCATCTTCGTGTCCACACCCACTCTCATATACCTGGGCCACGTCCTGCACATCGTCCGCATGGAGGAGAAGCGcaaagagaaggaggaggggaTGCGCAAGTCCCTCCGGCTCAAGGAGGACGAAGACCTCTACAGGAACGGAGCGGGCGGGGGAGGGGGGCGGAAAGACAAGCCCCCCATCCGGGACGAACATGGCAAGATCCGAATCAGGGGGGCTCTGCTGCGCACCTACATATTCAATATCATCTTTAAAACCCTGTTCGAGGTGGGTTTTATCATGGGCCAGTACTTCCTGTACGGCTTCCAGCTCCGGCCCTTGTACAAGTGCGCGCGGTGGCCCTGCCCCAACTCGGTGGACTGCTTTATCTCCAGGCCAACAGAAAAGACCATTTTTATCATATTCATGCTTGTGGTGGCTTGTGTGTCCCTTTTTTTGAACCTCTTAGAAATCTACCACCTGGGCTGGAAAAAAGTCAAGCAAGGCGTGACCAACAAGTTTGTCACGGAGCGCGTATCGCTGCCCGATGAAAGCAGGGAGGTGGCAGCGGTGGCGGCGTTCCCCGTCCTCAGCAGCCTGCCAAACTACGCCGACGTGACCGTGGTCGGGAACAGCGTGGTCCTGACCCAGTCCACGGCCGCTGATGAAGACCGCGATCCTGAGCACTCTTCTCTctacagcagcagcaccagcaacTACCAGctcaccgccgccgccgccgagctgCAGATGAGCCAAGCCAAGCCCACGCCACCCTGCtcgtcctcatcctcctccacctgctcctTCAGCAACGCCCCGCAGCCGGGAGATCCGGCCCCCGGCGCCGGTGACCCTCAgggcaccaccaccaccaccaccacagtgGAGATGCACCAACCGCCTCCTGCGCCCACAGACGTCCGTAGGCTGAGCCGGGCGAGCAAGGTGAGCGGCGCCCGGGCGCGGCCCGACGACCTGGCCGTGTAACCCCCGTCATCCAGAGAGCACCAGCCACCCACCTGCTGCCAAACGGAACCATGAAGACGCGCCGGGTTTTTAATTCAATTTGGACTTTAGCACCActtcaggcttttttttatttcaactttGAAACGGTTTTGAGGAGGAATTTGGGCAGAGGTATGCACTTTTaactcttttttccccccttttgttGTGGCAGATCTTGAGGTGGACCCATAGTCACCACTCTTTTAAACAGTGTACGTTTATCTCCATCTCTTTTGTGAATCCTTTCCGGTGATTGTCTGCCAATGGTTACTCTGCCTTTAAAGACCGATGAAGAGTGGGAAGATCTCACACTGTGACTTGAGATTTGGAGATCTCCTAAACTTTCTGGTGAGAAGATCGATTTTAGATCCCGAACTGAGACTTGTCTTTAGGCCTTaacagaactgtgtgtgtgtgtgattggaaCCAGGAggtcttgttttttattgtcttgaaGAGAGATATTCTTCCTATCCTTGCAGTTTCATCAGGGTATATTGGTATAAATGCAAtgcctaaaaataaaatgaagtgtacatatataaataatatacagtacatagtTAAACCCACCATTATAatgtttgcagtgtttgtagaGAGTTGAGGTTCGCTGAT contains the following coding sequences:
- the LOC114771743 gene encoding gap junction alpha-3 protein-like, producing MGDWSFLGRLLENAQEHSTVIGKVWLTVLFIFRILVLGAAAEEVWGDEQSDFTCNTQQPGCENVCYDEAFPISHIRFWVLQIIFVSTPTLIYLGHVLHIVRMEEKRKEKEEGMRKSLRLKEDEDLYRNGAGGGGGRKDKPPIRDEHGKIRIRGALLRTYIFNIIFKTLFEVGFIMGQYFLYGFQLRPLYKCARWPCPNSVDCFISRPTEKTIFIIFMLVVACVSLFLNLLEIYHLGWKKVKQGVTNKFVTERVSLPDESREVAAVAAFPVLSSLPNYADVTVVGNSVVLTQSTAADEDRDPEHSSLYSSSTSNYQLTAAAAELQMSQAKPTPPCSSSSSSTCSFSNAPQPGDPAPGAGDPQGTTTTTTTVEMHQPPPAPTDVRRLSRASKVSGARARPDDLAV